The proteins below are encoded in one region of Aquisphaera giovannonii:
- a CDS encoding ExbD/TolR family protein, translating to MPSSRRRTRSSDAISPNLTPLLDIVLQLITFFMMLVHFGTRLEGADRGVRLPVAPAALPGSDLTIDRLPVSLDRRGGLRVGDRSLDAAEAAAWWDEQARARRSGLELLQGGGASSGLGSDELPTVVILRADRDASYGAVRRTLAEAQERGFAQFSLVVLRREPR from the coding sequence ATGCCGAGCTCGAGAAGGCGGACGCGGTCGTCGGATGCGATCAGCCCGAACCTGACGCCGCTGCTGGACATCGTGCTGCAGCTCATCACGTTCTTCATGATGCTCGTCCACTTCGGCACCCGCCTGGAGGGGGCCGACCGCGGAGTCCGCCTGCCCGTGGCCCCCGCCGCGCTGCCGGGCTCGGACCTGACGATCGACCGCCTGCCGGTGTCGCTGGACCGCCGAGGCGGCCTGCGCGTCGGGGACCGCTCGCTCGATGCCGCCGAGGCCGCCGCCTGGTGGGACGAGCAGGCCCGGGCGCGGCGGTCGGGCCTCGAGCTGCTCCAGGGCGGAGGCGCGTCGTCCGGCCTTGGGAGCGACGAGCTGCCGACCGTCGTGATCCTGCGGGCCGACCGTGACGCGTCGTACGGCGCCGTCCGCCGCACCCTGGCCGAGGCCCAGGAGCGGGGCTTCGCGCAGTTCAGCCTGGTCGTCCTCCGGAGGGAGCCGCGATGA
- a CDS encoding ExbD/TolR family protein, with protein MSMSLGPESPPSTPEGRGATIDPAAAAEEARAGRRYRPGPPEEVMFPVAPMLDMAFQLLAFFVLTFKAPSAETHIDLHLPATPAALPAAPEGRARPGAVRSVDADLENDLLIRAEADDLGDLKALKLGDAPLPDLAALGDRLTRYTGLLNGRPLRVRLVADDRLRYEPAARIVATCSASGVSSIRLAQPGATMPAGAGRGGPR; from the coding sequence ATGAGCATGAGCCTCGGCCCGGAGTCGCCCCCGTCCACGCCGGAGGGCCGCGGGGCCACGATCGACCCGGCCGCGGCGGCCGAGGAGGCGCGCGCGGGCCGGCGGTACCGGCCCGGCCCGCCGGAGGAGGTCATGTTCCCCGTCGCGCCGATGCTCGACATGGCCTTCCAGCTGCTGGCGTTCTTCGTCCTGACGTTCAAGGCCCCGTCGGCGGAGACCCACATCGACCTCCACCTGCCGGCCACGCCCGCGGCGCTCCCCGCGGCGCCCGAGGGCCGGGCCCGGCCCGGCGCCGTCCGCTCCGTGGACGCGGACCTGGAGAACGACCTCCTGATCCGGGCCGAGGCCGACGACCTCGGCGACCTGAAGGCGCTGAAGCTCGGCGACGCGCCCCTGCCCGACCTGGCCGCCCTGGGGGACCGCCTGACCCGCTACACCGGCCTGCTCAACGGCCGGCCGCTCCGCGTCCGCCTCGTGGCCGACGACCGCCTCCGCTACGAGCCGGCCGCCCGCATCGTCGCCACCTGCTCCGCCTCCGGGGTCTCCTCGATCCGCCTGGCCCAGCCCGGGGCCACGATGCCCGCCGGCGCGGGGCGGGGAGGGCCGCGATGA
- a CDS encoding vWA domain-containing protein produces the protein MSRHPRGADPVMQIRFSFESDEESPPRGRAHEGRDGRGAAGREGPAEPPRAGFGETPLTDPRSLGSSALVHLLIVLAASLTVLHAAMPREAERPAPLRGDIGPADTRADQGRVPGTGGGSPGEVGGLGSVEFRAPAAGSDPRGPGPDPAADALINEILPDRAPRDLERALPGPQTTGIGLTPGPGTGGGGGSGGGSGGGVGRGTGPGTEFFGARENAHSFAYVIDCSGSMVARDSLGVAKRELMSSLNPLPPDARFAVVFYNLKVRILADPSGQQGMMPATTRNKGRVEAQLRTVGPDGGTDHMLALRTALGLKPEVIFFLTDADQMTNTDVDRILPLAGGVRIQAVEFGRGSDLGGGTPLRRLATTTGGTYRYIDVMNFPKSAGGF, from the coding sequence ATGAGCCGACATCCCCGGGGCGCTGACCCCGTGATGCAGATCAGGTTCTCGTTCGAGTCCGACGAGGAGTCTCCGCCCCGCGGCCGGGCCCATGAGGGCCGCGACGGGCGCGGGGCCGCCGGCCGGGAGGGCCCGGCCGAGCCGCCGCGCGCGGGCTTCGGCGAGACCCCGCTCACCGACCCCCGCTCGCTCGGCTCGTCGGCGCTGGTGCACCTGCTGATCGTGCTGGCGGCGTCGCTGACGGTGCTGCACGCGGCGATGCCGCGGGAGGCGGAGCGGCCCGCCCCGCTGCGCGGGGACATCGGGCCGGCGGACACGAGGGCCGACCAGGGCCGCGTGCCGGGGACCGGCGGAGGCTCGCCGGGCGAGGTCGGCGGCCTCGGCAGCGTGGAGTTCCGCGCCCCGGCCGCCGGCAGCGACCCCCGCGGGCCCGGCCCGGACCCCGCGGCCGACGCCCTGATCAACGAGATCCTCCCGGACAGGGCGCCCCGGGACCTCGAGCGCGCCCTGCCCGGCCCGCAGACCACGGGCATCGGCCTGACCCCGGGCCCCGGCACCGGCGGCGGGGGCGGGTCGGGGGGCGGCTCCGGCGGCGGCGTCGGGCGGGGCACCGGCCCGGGGACCGAGTTCTTCGGCGCCCGCGAGAACGCGCACTCATTCGCCTACGTGATCGATTGTTCCGGAAGCATGGTCGCCAGGGACTCGCTCGGGGTGGCCAAGCGGGAGCTGATGAGCAGCCTGAACCCGCTGCCCCCGGACGCGCGGTTCGCCGTGGTCTTCTACAACCTGAAGGTGCGGATCCTGGCGGATCCGTCGGGCCAGCAGGGGATGATGCCGGCGACGACGCGGAACAAGGGGCGGGTCGAGGCGCAGCTCCGGACGGTCGGCCCCGACGGCGGGACCGACCACATGCTGGCCCTCCGCACGGCCCTGGGGCTCAAGCCGGAGGTCATCTTCTTCCTCACCGACGCCGACCAGATGACCAACACCGACGTGGACCGGATCCTGCCCCTGGCCGGGGGCGTCCGGATCCAGGCGGTGGAATTCGGCCGGGGGAGCGACCTGGGGGGCGGGACGCCGCTCCGCCGCCTGGCGACGACGACGGGCGGGACGTATCGGTACATCGACGTGATGAATTTCCCCAAGTCGGCCGGCGGCTTCTGA
- a CDS encoding proton/sodium-translocating pyrophosphatase — translation MQRWRVLSYAMIAAATLAGPSYLFAQEAAKAAPAPPAAAAPAATAHAAESDELFVPLTKYDMPERVGLILTLLIAVAGLGYAGMLVGQVVGADQGTAKMREVADAVREGAWAYLMRQAKALLPLVFVITAILYFTAEVSGAVQVGRAAAFFLGAFFSWLVGFVGMNLAVRGNLRVAAAARTSYGNALQLGYRTGTITGMLTDGLGLLGGTVIFIVFGEQAYEVLLGFGFGGTLLALFMRVGGGIYTKAADVGADLVGKVEANIPEDDPRNAATIADNVGDNVGDCAGMAADIFESYEVTIVAAMILGYASFGHKGVIFPLLVRAIGVVGSIISTYSVRAGADSTSDEALHSVHRGFIIGSIISVVGFMLLGLAYLHFDDAYVKAYPQANYGFNVTPEFAAARDASIAQGQKLADFVAGYQGKILSDAQSRWSNLGIWGGLDLRPAWTCLIGIILAIALNKCTSYYTHTQFPPVQSMAKACQTGHATNIIQGFAVGYESAVVGTLIIAGAIFLSAIIYAGSSPLFVAYGVAMCGIGMLTLTGNTISMDVFGPVADNANGIGEMGYDEKEMGEANYKRARQILADLDAVGNTTKAETKGIAIGSAVIAAVSLFASFIAVVAVGSEKEVGTMPLSVYLAEAGKLSISDPMVFIGALIGGVVPLLFSSMLIRAVGRAAFLIVKECRVQFRDKEIWAGTKKPDYGRVVNICTSSAQQELIGPALLAILVPIMVGIFLGAQALGGFLAGMIVVGQLLAVFMSNAGGAWDNAKKLIEDEPRTAASGKGSEKHKAAVTGDTVGDPLKDTAGPALNPLIKVMNMVSLLAIPTILAVAKKDYSWVLYVVGAVCVLGVAWAVWRSKTESKELREMESELAGTADKTLEAVGSGV, via the coding sequence ATGCAACGCTGGCGAGTGTTAAGTTATGCGATGATCGCGGCGGCCACGCTGGCCGGCCCGTCCTATCTGTTCGCCCAGGAGGCGGCGAAGGCCGCCCCGGCGCCCCCGGCGGCGGCCGCCCCCGCCGCGACCGCCCACGCGGCGGAGTCCGATGAGCTATTCGTCCCCCTGACCAAGTACGACATGCCGGAGCGCGTCGGCCTGATCCTCACCCTGCTGATCGCGGTGGCCGGGCTCGGATATGCGGGCATGCTGGTCGGCCAGGTAGTCGGCGCCGACCAGGGCACCGCCAAGATGCGCGAGGTGGCCGACGCCGTCCGCGAGGGCGCGTGGGCGTACCTGATGCGGCAGGCCAAGGCGCTGCTGCCCCTGGTCTTCGTGATCACGGCGATCCTCTATTTCACGGCCGAGGTGAGCGGGGCCGTGCAGGTCGGCCGCGCGGCGGCCTTCTTCCTGGGCGCGTTCTTCTCCTGGCTGGTCGGCTTCGTGGGCATGAACCTGGCCGTGCGGGGCAACCTCCGCGTGGCGGCGGCGGCCCGCACGAGCTACGGCAACGCGCTGCAGCTCGGCTATCGGACCGGGACGATCACCGGCATGCTGACCGACGGCCTGGGGCTGCTCGGCGGCACGGTGATCTTCATCGTCTTCGGCGAGCAGGCCTACGAGGTGCTCCTCGGCTTCGGCTTCGGCGGCACGCTGCTGGCCCTGTTCATGCGGGTCGGCGGCGGCATCTACACCAAGGCGGCGGACGTCGGCGCCGACCTCGTCGGCAAGGTCGAGGCGAACATCCCCGAGGACGACCCCCGCAACGCCGCGACCATCGCCGACAACGTGGGCGACAACGTCGGCGACTGCGCCGGGATGGCGGCGGACATCTTCGAGAGCTACGAGGTCACGATCGTCGCGGCGATGATCCTGGGCTACGCCAGCTTCGGCCACAAGGGCGTGATCTTCCCGCTGCTGGTCCGGGCCATCGGCGTCGTCGGCTCGATCATCAGCACCTACAGCGTCCGCGCCGGGGCCGACAGCACCAGCGACGAGGCCCTGCACTCGGTGCACCGCGGGTTCATCATCGGCTCGATCATCAGCGTCGTCGGCTTCATGCTCCTGGGCCTGGCCTACCTGCACTTCGACGACGCCTACGTCAAGGCCTACCCCCAGGCCAACTACGGCTTCAACGTCACGCCGGAATTCGCCGCCGCCCGCGACGCCTCGATCGCCCAGGGCCAGAAGCTGGCCGACTTCGTCGCCGGCTACCAGGGCAAGATCCTCAGCGACGCCCAGTCGCGCTGGTCGAACCTGGGCATCTGGGGCGGCCTGGACCTGAGGCCGGCCTGGACGTGCCTGATCGGCATCATCCTGGCGATCGCGCTGAACAAGTGCACGAGCTACTACACCCACACCCAGTTCCCGCCCGTGCAGAGCATGGCCAAGGCCTGCCAGACGGGCCACGCGACGAACATCATCCAGGGCTTCGCGGTCGGCTACGAGTCGGCCGTGGTGGGCACGCTGATCATCGCCGGCGCGATCTTCCTCTCGGCGATCATCTACGCGGGATCGAGCCCCCTGTTCGTCGCCTACGGCGTGGCCATGTGCGGCATCGGGATGCTCACGCTCACCGGCAACACGATCTCCATGGACGTCTTCGGCCCGGTGGCCGACAACGCCAACGGCATCGGCGAGATGGGCTACGACGAGAAGGAGATGGGCGAGGCCAACTACAAGCGGGCCCGCCAGATCCTCGCCGACCTCGACGCGGTGGGCAACACGACCAAGGCCGAGACCAAGGGCATCGCCATCGGCTCGGCGGTCATCGCCGCGGTCAGCCTCTTCGCCAGCTTCATCGCGGTCGTCGCGGTGGGCAGCGAGAAGGAGGTCGGCACCATGCCCCTGAGCGTCTACCTGGCCGAGGCCGGCAAGCTCTCGATCTCCGACCCCATGGTCTTCATCGGGGCCCTGATCGGCGGCGTCGTGCCGCTGCTGTTCAGCTCCATGCTGATCCGCGCCGTGGGCCGCGCCGCGTTCCTGATCGTCAAGGAGTGCCGCGTCCAGTTCCGCGACAAGGAGATCTGGGCCGGCACCAAGAAGCCCGACTACGGCCGCGTCGTGAACATCTGCACGTCGTCGGCGCAGCAGGAGCTGATCGGCCCCGCGCTGCTGGCGATCCTCGTGCCCATCATGGTCGGCATCTTCCTGGGCGCCCAGGCGCTCGGGGGGTTCCTCGCCGGCATGATCGTCGTCGGCCAGCTCCTGGCGGTCTTCATGTCCAACGCCGGCGGCGCCTGGGACAACGCCAAGAAGCTGATCGAGGACGAGCCCCGCACCGCGGCCAGCGGCAAGGGCTCCGAGAAGCACAAGGCGGCCGTCACCGGCGACACCGTCGGCGACCCGCTCAAGGACACGGCCGGCCCGGCGCTCAACCCGCTGATCAAGGTCATGAACATGGTCAGCCTGCTGGCCATCCCGACCATCCTGGCCGTCGCCAAGAAGGACTACTCCTGGGTCCTGTACGTCGTCGGCGCCGTCTGCGTGCTCGGGGTCGCCTGGGCCGTCTGGCGGTCCAAGACCGAGAGCAAGGAGCTCCGCGAGATGGAGTCCGAGCTCGCCGGCACCGCCGACAAGACCCTCGAGGCCGTCGGCTCCGGCGTCTGA